Proteins encoded in a region of the Photobacterium angustum genome:
- a CDS encoding FecCD family ABC transporter permease: MHKLATSYQWLLTSVIFIVTVIAYLSLGSVSIPITDLTGLLHTYLIQGSHAAAEQYPLANAIVLHIRLPRAFAAILAGGALALAGACSQGLFKNPLASPDILGISAGSSFAAVIAIVTGISATAIGWLPLFTTIGALTSALLVYMLAAKSHQQGLFIILAGLAVSSLLGGLTMGVLLTAQQYEISEFVFWTMGGLDSRVWQQLLWPTPIIVIAAIVLLRHGQVLNLLALGEQNAHGMGVNVRRSRFTLLVLTTVLTAMAIAVAGPIGFIGLIVPHLVRLILGPDNRRLLPFSAIFGALFLLLCDLLARTVIAPNELKTGIITAVIGGIYFIALLIRSQYKGITQ; encoded by the coding sequence ATGCATAAATTAGCAACCTCCTATCAATGGTTACTGACGAGCGTTATCTTTATTGTTACCGTTATAGCCTATCTCAGCTTAGGCTCTGTCTCTATCCCAATAACAGATCTCACAGGTCTGCTACATACTTATCTCATCCAAGGTAGCCACGCTGCTGCGGAGCAATATCCACTCGCCAATGCTATCGTGCTCCATATTCGCCTCCCTCGTGCTTTTGCCGCCATATTAGCTGGTGGTGCATTAGCCCTTGCAGGCGCTTGTAGCCAAGGCTTATTTAAAAACCCCTTAGCCAGTCCTGACATTTTAGGGATCAGTGCCGGTAGCAGCTTTGCTGCTGTTATCGCCATCGTCACTGGGATCAGTGCCACAGCTATAGGTTGGCTACCTCTTTTCACTACCATTGGCGCACTTACTAGCGCTTTATTGGTGTATATGCTCGCGGCGAAATCTCACCAACAAGGGCTATTTATCATCTTGGCAGGTCTCGCAGTATCAAGCTTGCTAGGAGGCTTAACCATGGGCGTATTACTGACGGCACAACAATATGAGATCAGCGAATTTGTCTTCTGGACAATGGGTGGACTAGACTCTCGCGTCTGGCAACAGTTGTTATGGCCCACGCCAATCATTGTTATTGCAGCAATCGTGCTGTTACGACATGGCCAAGTTTTAAACTTGCTGGCTTTAGGTGAACAAAATGCCCATGGTATGGGCGTTAATGTCAGGCGCAGCCGATTCACATTACTCGTATTAACCACCGTACTCACCGCAATGGCAATTGCGGTAGCAGGCCCAATTGGCTTTATCGGTTTAATCGTACCGCATTTGGTCCGCCTTATTTTAGGGCCAGATAATCGACGTTTATTGCCATTTTCAGCTATTTTCGGCGCCTTATTTTTATTACTGTGCGATCTTCTAGCGCGGACCGTGATCGCTCCTAACGAATTAAAAACAGGGATCATTACCGCCGTTATTGGTGGCATTTATTTTATTGCCCTATTGATCCGTAGTCAGTACAAAGGGATAACTCAATGA
- a CDS encoding amino acid ABC transporter substrate-binding protein codes for MKNWIKPAVVATTLLACSTTSVMAATTVKVGMSGRYFPFTFVSNDKLQGFEVDLWHEIGKRNDYKVEFVTASFSGLFGQLETGRIDTISNQITITPERQAKFLFSQPYVIDGAQLVVRKGNDTIHSTADLNNKTVGVNLGSNYEQLLRDLPNAKQINIKTYDSGIEQDVALGRTDAFVMDRLSSVAIIKDKPLPLQLAGQPFATIENAWPFLNTSHGKLLQQQVNTALAAMRKDGTLTAISTKWFDNDITQ; via the coding sequence ATGAAAAACTGGATAAAACCCGCAGTTGTTGCCACAACACTGCTTGCATGTTCTACCACCAGCGTTATGGCAGCAACTACGGTAAAAGTCGGTATGTCTGGACGTTATTTCCCTTTTACATTTGTTAGTAACGACAAATTACAGGGATTTGAAGTCGACCTTTGGCATGAGATTGGTAAACGTAATGACTATAAGGTTGAATTTGTCACAGCAAGTTTCTCAGGGTTGTTTGGACAATTAGAGACAGGACGTATTGATACAATTTCAAACCAAATTACCATTACCCCAGAACGCCAAGCCAAATTCTTATTTAGCCAGCCTTATGTCATTGATGGTGCACAATTAGTGGTAAGAAAAGGCAATGATACGATCCACTCAACAGCTGATTTAAATAATAAAACCGTTGGCGTTAATCTTGGTTCAAACTACGAGCAATTATTGCGAGATCTACCTAACGCTAAACAAATCAACATCAAGACGTATGACAGTGGTATTGAGCAAGATGTCGCACTAGGACGAACAGATGCCTTTGTTATGGATCGTTTATCTTCCGTTGCCATTATCAAAGATAAACCCTTACCGCTTCAGTTAGCTGGTCAACCGTTTGCAACCATTGAAAATGCGTGGCCGTTTTTAAATACCTCCCACGGTAAATTGCTTCAACAGCAAGTGAATACGGCATTAGCAGCAATGCGCAAAGACGGCACTCTAACGGCTATTTCAACCAAATGGTTCGATAACGATATAACCCAATAA
- the dnaA gene encoding chromosomal replication initiator protein DnaA: MSSSLWLQCLQRLQEELPATEFSMWLRPLQAELNDHTLTLFAPNRFVLDWVRDKYLNNINRLLNEFCGADAPSLHFEVGSKPVAAPPQPVAPPVFTLPKSKPAVEPQPAVHHEPAPSPVQNESPGGYRSNVNPKHNFNNFVEGKSNQLGLAACRQVSDNPGAAYNPLFLYGGTGLGKTHLLHAVGNAIANRKPNAKVVYMHSERFVQDMVKALQNNAIEEFKRYYRSVDALLIDDIQFFANKERSQEEFFHTFNALLEGNQQIILTSDRYPREINGVEDRLKSRFGWGLTVAIEPPELETRVAILMKKAEDHNIRLADEVAFFIAKRLRSNVRELEGALNRVIANANFTGRAITIDFVREALRDLLALQEKLVTIDNIQKTVAEYYKIKMADMLSKRRSRSVARPRQMAMALAKELTNHSLPEIGDAFGGRDHTTVLHACRKIEQLREESHDIKEDYSNLIRTLSS; this comes from the coding sequence TTGTCATCTTCGCTATGGTTGCAGTGCCTTCAACGCCTTCAAGAAGAACTCCCTGCGACAGAATTCAGTATGTGGCTACGTCCGCTTCAGGCTGAGTTAAATGATCATACTTTGACATTATTTGCTCCTAATCGATTTGTATTAGATTGGGTTCGCGATAAATATCTTAATAACATCAATCGTCTACTTAATGAGTTTTGTGGTGCTGATGCACCGAGCTTGCATTTTGAGGTAGGGAGCAAACCCGTTGCAGCACCGCCGCAGCCAGTTGCGCCACCCGTCTTTACTTTGCCAAAGTCAAAACCTGCGGTAGAACCTCAACCAGCCGTCCACCATGAGCCTGCGCCTTCTCCTGTGCAAAATGAGTCGCCAGGTGGTTACCGTTCTAACGTCAACCCAAAACATAATTTTAATAATTTTGTTGAAGGTAAATCTAACCAGTTAGGTTTAGCGGCGTGTCGTCAGGTATCTGATAATCCGGGAGCGGCGTATAATCCATTGTTTTTATATGGCGGTACCGGGTTAGGTAAAACGCACCTATTGCATGCGGTCGGTAATGCGATTGCTAACCGTAAACCGAATGCCAAAGTGGTTTACATGCATTCAGAACGTTTTGTGCAGGATATGGTCAAAGCCTTACAAAATAATGCGATTGAAGAGTTTAAACGTTATTACCGTAGCGTTGATGCATTATTGATTGATGATATTCAATTCTTTGCTAATAAAGAGCGTTCTCAAGAAGAGTTCTTCCATACCTTTAATGCGTTATTAGAAGGTAACCAGCAAATCATTCTGACTTCAGATCGTTACCCGCGTGAAATTAATGGGGTTGAGGATCGATTAAAATCACGTTTTGGTTGGGGCTTAACGGTGGCAATTGAGCCGCCAGAGCTTGAAACACGCGTTGCTATTTTAATGAAGAAGGCGGAAGATCATAATATTCGTCTGGCTGATGAAGTGGCGTTCTTTATTGCCAAGCGTCTTCGTTCAAATGTCCGTGAGTTAGAAGGGGCATTGAACCGTGTTATTGCTAATGCAAACTTCACTGGTCGTGCGATCACGATTGATTTTGTTCGTGAAGCATTGCGTGACTTACTAGCACTGCAAGAAAAGCTGGTCACGATAGATAATATTCAGAAGACTGTTGCTGAATACTATAAAATAAAGATGGCAGATATGTTGTCTAAGCGTCGTTCTCGCAGTGTTGCACGTCCTCGTCAGATGGCTATGGCACTGGCAAAAGAATTGACCAACCACAGTCTTCCTGAGATCGGTGATGCTTTTGGTGGTCGCGATCATACTACCGTGCTTCATGCTTGCCGTAAGATCGAGCAACTGCGTGAAGAGAGCCACGATATTAAAGAAGATTATTCAAACCTAATTAGAACATTGTCGTCTTGA
- the rpmH gene encoding 50S ribosomal protein L34, with the protein MSKRTFQPTVLKRKRTHGFRARMATKNGRATINARRAKGRKRLSK; encoded by the coding sequence ATGTCTAAACGTACTTTCCAACCAACTGTTCTTAAGCGTAAGCGTACTCACGGTTTCCGTGCTCGCATGGCTACTAAGAACGGTCGTGCAACAATCAATGCACGTCGCGCTAAAGGCCGTAAGCGTCTTTCTAAGTAA
- the yidD gene encoding membrane protein insertion efficiency factor YidD, with the protein MASPVSPFAWLVVGLVRFYQLAISPLLGPRCRFTPTCSQYAIEAVKTHGALKGCWLAAKRLLKCHPLNDGGYDPVPPTKHNDREH; encoded by the coding sequence ATGGCATCGCCTGTCTCGCCCTTCGCGTGGCTAGTCGTAGGACTAGTCCGCTTTTACCAACTGGCAATCAGTCCTCTCCTTGGGCCACGCTGTCGTTTCACTCCGACCTGCTCCCAATATGCGATCGAAGCTGTAAAAACGCATGGAGCGTTAAAAGGTTGTTGGTTAGCGGCGAAACGTCTATTAAAATGTCACCCTTTAAATGACGGTGGTTACGACCCCGTTCCGCCAACTAAGCATAACGACAGAGAACATTAA
- a CDS encoding amino acid ABC transporter permease has translation MGFDFNYMLSLMPILLKYLPTTLLMATIGAIFALVVGLILALIRIYQLPLLNTLTQLYISFFRGTPLLVQLFLLYYGLPQIIPSLVGLDAFSAAVIGLSLHFAAYMAESIRAAITGVDRSQREASLAIGMTEWQTMRRIILPQATRIALPSLMNYFIDMIKSTSLAFTLGVPEIMAKAQMEASSSFKFFEAFLAVAMIYWAVVVVLTRLQQLAETRLDRAYVR, from the coding sequence ATGGGTTTTGATTTTAATTACATGCTGTCGTTGATGCCTATATTGTTGAAATACCTACCAACAACATTATTAATGGCAACCATTGGCGCAATATTTGCTCTCGTAGTTGGCCTTATTCTCGCATTAATACGGATTTATCAATTACCACTGCTCAATACACTGACTCAGCTTTATATAAGTTTCTTTCGCGGTACCCCATTACTGGTACAGCTCTTTTTACTTTATTACGGCTTACCACAGATCATACCAAGCTTGGTCGGGCTAGATGCATTTAGCGCGGCCGTGATTGGTCTTAGTCTGCATTTTGCCGCTTACATGGCTGAAAGTATTCGCGCAGCAATTACAGGGGTTGATCGAAGCCAACGTGAAGCGAGTTTGGCGATTGGCATGACAGAATGGCAAACAATGCGGCGTATTATTTTACCGCAAGCCACCCGTATCGCCTTACCGTCGTTGATGAATTATTTTATCGATATGATCAAATCCACGTCACTCGCGTTTACGCTTGGCGTACCAGAGATTATGGCCAAAGCACAAATGGAAGCCTCATCAAGCTTTAAATTTTTTGAAGCATTCTTGGCTGTTGCAATGATTTATTGGGCAGTGGTGGTAGTGCTTACTCGCTTACAACAACTGGCTGAAACCCGTTTAGACAGGGCATATGTACGATGA
- a CDS encoding ABC transporter substrate-binding protein produces the protein MRQFFHAFSLCTALLLSIPSYAEQATTYPLTVMDATQKMVSLDHPPLRVSSKSMFSDQVLIELLPPDHISSLSRLSNDPTYSLIANKLPTTIPLLDLNVERTIANQPDLLIAANWSDPQKVNILRQAGINVYVFNTVYTLADIEKNILMLGKLVNQNQRAQQLVETMDRKLKQHVVIPKHRLTAVEYTPWGASSNRQSTINTIFEQAGLINAIAATQGDKYGQVPLAKEQLLLINPDVVIVPGTCGKDTNDSSNTFRKELLNDPSLQQLNAIKHHKVICLPQALRSTDSQYIVDAIIYLNHHVYGKPHA, from the coding sequence ATGCGCCAATTTTTTCATGCTTTTTCACTGTGCACCGCTTTACTACTCAGCATCCCAAGTTATGCTGAACAAGCAACAACCTACCCGCTAACAGTAATGGATGCGACCCAAAAAATGGTCTCTCTCGACCATCCACCATTGCGCGTATCATCAAAAAGTATGTTCAGTGATCAGGTATTAATTGAATTACTGCCACCAGATCATATCAGCAGCTTAAGTCGATTAAGTAACGATCCGACTTACTCTTTGATCGCCAATAAATTACCGACAACGATCCCACTGCTCGATCTCAATGTTGAACGTACTATTGCCAACCAACCAGATTTACTGATTGCAGCCAATTGGAGCGACCCACAAAAAGTGAATATCCTGCGTCAAGCAGGTATCAATGTTTATGTATTTAATACCGTATATACATTAGCTGATATTGAAAAAAACATTCTCATGTTAGGTAAATTAGTTAATCAAAACCAACGCGCTCAGCAGTTAGTCGAGACGATGGATCGTAAATTAAAACAACACGTCGTCATTCCCAAACATCGACTTACCGCCGTTGAATACACCCCATGGGGCGCATCAAGCAACCGCCAATCAACCATTAATACCATTTTTGAGCAGGCTGGCTTAATCAATGCCATTGCTGCAACCCAAGGGGATAAATACGGTCAAGTACCACTGGCAAAAGAGCAGTTATTACTTATCAATCCTGATGTCGTTATTGTTCCTGGAACCTGTGGTAAAGATACCAATGATAGCAGTAACACCTTTCGTAAGGAGTTATTAAACGATCCTTCACTACAACAATTAAACGCCATTAAACACCATAAGGTGATCTGTTTGCCTCAAGCACTACGTTCAACAGATAGTCAGTATATTGTTGATGCCATTATCTATTTAAACCATCACGTTTATGGCAAACCCCATGCATAA
- a CDS encoding cobalamin adenosyltransferase yields the protein MTLKFSGDIDELAYPFIFEDSPLCDFEILTDELCTYTGLALSQLEEGEIRQSLAWLQPYIFHLNGSIRGKCGIFEADIEKLKSDYHHFRAQVTDNNKRFVLPRGVGSVVLLHQCRSLAKKVVRQLVLVDASGKKVPETLPRFANLLVNYYFALTRVLNQQAGIEEPEYISINYPKAPKS from the coding sequence ATGACATTAAAGTTCTCAGGCGATATTGATGAGCTGGCTTATCCCTTTATCTTTGAAGACTCCCCCCTGTGTGATTTTGAAATTCTAACCGATGAGTTATGCACTTATACAGGGCTGGCATTATCTCAACTTGAAGAGGGGGAGATCCGCCAATCATTAGCATGGCTACAGCCATATATCTTCCATCTAAATGGCTCTATTCGGGGTAAATGCGGGATTTTTGAAGCTGATATCGAGAAACTAAAATCTGATTACCATCATTTCCGAGCGCAGGTAACAGATAACAATAAACGCTTTGTTTTGCCTCGTGGTGTAGGTTCGGTTGTGCTGTTACATCAGTGTCGAAGCTTAGCAAAGAAAGTGGTACGTCAATTAGTGTTAGTGGATGCTTCGGGAAAAAAGGTACCTGAAACCTTACCACGCTTTGCTAATTTGTTAGTGAACTACTACTTTGCCTTAACGCGGGTCTTGAACCAGCAAGCGGGAATAGAAGAGCCGGAATACATCAGTATTAATTATCCTAAAGCGCCGAAAAGCTAA
- the yidC gene encoding membrane protein insertase YidC, with amino-acid sequence MGSQRNILLIALLFVSFLLFQQWNADKTPKPQSQGVAQQSTQSSDIPSHSAEGQPLTDQTSSQNLITIKTDVLELTVDTLGGDVVDAKLLKYNNTLDSKDPFVLLNDTDGHDYIAQSGLIGPNGADSQQGGRAQYSVTAKDFVMGPEQNELRVPMTFTKDGINYTKTFVLKRNDYAVNVDYTVANNTDKAASVQMYAQLRHKLSDSGGSLTMPTYLGGAYSANDTKYKKYSFDDMKDKNLDVAANEGWVAIMQHYFVSAWIPRDGADQTSQVYSTTSNGNGYIGVRMPIETVAPGQSKEIKATLWVGPKLQNEMAATAKNLNLTVDYGWLWFIANPLHKLLSFIHSLVGNWGIAIIILTFIVRGAMYPLTKAQYTSMAKMRMLQPKIQAMRERLGDDRQRQSQEMMELYKKEKVNPLGGCLPILLQMPIFIALYWALMESVELRHAPFFGWIHDLSAQDPYYVLPILMGITMFFIQKMSPSTVTDPMQQKIMTFMPVMFTFFFLFFPSGLVLYWLVSNIVTLIQQTIIFRALEKKGLHSSKKAK; translated from the coding sequence ATGGGTTCCCAACGTAATATTCTGTTAATTGCCCTACTTTTTGTCTCATTCTTATTATTTCAACAATGGAATGCTGACAAAACTCCTAAGCCTCAAAGCCAAGGTGTAGCGCAACAATCGACACAAAGCAGTGATATCCCGTCACATTCTGCTGAAGGTCAGCCACTAACTGATCAAACTAGCTCACAAAACTTAATTACCATTAAAACGGATGTACTGGAATTAACAGTCGATACGCTTGGTGGTGATGTAGTTGATGCTAAACTTCTAAAATACAACAACACACTAGATTCAAAAGACCCGTTTGTACTGCTTAACGATACAGATGGTCATGACTATATTGCACAATCAGGTTTAATCGGCCCGAATGGTGCTGATTCTCAACAAGGTGGCCGTGCGCAATACAGCGTAACAGCAAAAGACTTTGTAATGGGTCCTGAGCAAAATGAATTACGTGTACCGATGACATTCACTAAAGATGGCATCAATTACACCAAAACATTTGTTCTTAAGCGTAATGATTACGCTGTTAACGTTGATTACACCGTTGCGAACAACACTGATAAAGCAGCAAGCGTACAAATGTATGCGCAGCTTCGCCATAAGCTAAGTGATTCAGGCGGTAGCCTAACTATGCCTACTTACCTAGGTGGCGCATACTCAGCGAACGATACTAAGTACAAGAAATACAGTTTCGACGACATGAAGGATAAGAACCTTGATGTTGCTGCAAACGAAGGTTGGGTTGCTATCATGCAACACTACTTTGTTTCTGCTTGGATCCCACGCGATGGCGCAGATCAAACGTCTCAAGTTTACTCGACCACAAGTAATGGTAACGGCTACATTGGTGTTCGTATGCCAATCGAAACGGTTGCACCGGGTCAAAGTAAAGAAATCAAAGCAACGCTTTGGGTTGGTCCTAAACTTCAGAACGAAATGGCTGCAACGGCGAAGAACCTTAACCTAACAGTTGATTACGGTTGGCTATGGTTTATCGCAAACCCACTACACAAGCTATTATCATTTATCCATAGCCTTGTGGGTAACTGGGGTATTGCAATCATCATCCTAACGTTCATTGTTCGTGGTGCAATGTACCCACTAACAAAAGCGCAATACACGTCAATGGCTAAAATGCGTATGCTACAGCCAAAGATCCAAGCAATGCGTGAGCGTTTAGGCGACGACCGTCAACGTCAAAGCCAAGAGATGATGGAACTGTACAAGAAAGAGAAAGTTAACCCACTGGGTGGCTGTCTTCCTATCTTGCTACAGATGCCAATCTTCATTGCACTGTACTGGGCATTAATGGAATCAGTTGAATTGCGTCACGCGCCATTCTTCGGTTGGATCCATGACTTGTCAGCACAAGACCCGTACTACGTGCTACCTATCTTAATGGGTATCACTATGTTCTTTATCCAGAAGATGAGTCCGTCAACAGTGACAGACCCTATGCAGCAGAAGATCATGACCTTTATGCCGGTTATGTTTACTTTCTTCTTCCTGTTCTTCCCTTCAGGTCTAGTACTTTACTGGTTAGTGTCAAACATCGTGACGTTAATCCAGCAAACTATTATTTTCCGTGCCCTTGAGAAAAAAGGCTTACACAGCAGTAAAAAAGCGAAGTAA
- the rnpA gene encoding ribonuclease P protein component produces MKNYAFSRELRLLTPEHYKTVFQQAHRAGSPHLTILARSNELNCPRLGLAVPKKQIKTAVDRNRFKRIVRESFRLKQHQLPAKDFVVIAKKSANELSNEELFKLLDKLWHRLSRPSRG; encoded by the coding sequence TTGAAGAACTACGCTTTTTCTCGGGAGTTACGCTTGTTAACTCCCGAACATTATAAAACTGTCTTCCAGCAAGCTCATCGTGCTGGCTCTCCTCACTTAACTATTCTTGCCCGTTCTAACGAACTAAACTGCCCCCGTCTTGGTCTGGCTGTTCCAAAAAAACAGATTAAAACTGCTGTAGATAGAAATCGCTTTAAACGTATTGTGCGTGAAAGTTTTCGTCTGAAACAACATCAGCTTCCAGCAAAAGACTTCGTAGTGATTGCAAAGAAATCAGCTAACGAGTTGAGTAACGAAGAACTCTTCAAGTTGTTAGATAAGTTATGGCATCGCCTGTCTCGCCCTTCGCGTGGCTAG
- a CDS encoding amino acid ABC transporter ATP-binding protein, translated as MIKIKQLTKQFGEHTVFSNLDLEIQKGEIVAIIGPSGTGKSTFLRCLNYLDSANSGSITINTTTIDCTQPKKSEILALRRQTGFVFQNYALFNHLTAQQNISEGLEVVKGQSKQQAKARALDILSDIGLSDKANAYPAALSGGQQQRIGIGRAMALDAELLLLDEPTSALDPLWVNEVLSLIKQLAQQQQTMLIVTHELQFAREVADRVIFMADGEFVEQGPPQQIFTQPKDPRLQAFLTQIEIQ; from the coding sequence ATGATAAAGATCAAACAACTTACCAAACAGTTTGGTGAACATACCGTCTTTAGTAACCTTGATTTAGAAATACAAAAAGGCGAAATCGTAGCAATTATAGGCCCATCAGGTACCGGGAAATCGACTTTTTTACGCTGCCTTAATTACCTTGATAGTGCTAATAGCGGTTCGATCACTATCAATACCACCACGATTGACTGCACACAGCCGAAAAAAAGTGAGATTTTAGCTCTTCGCCGCCAAACCGGGTTTGTGTTTCAAAATTACGCCTTATTTAATCATCTCACAGCGCAACAAAATATCAGTGAAGGATTAGAAGTCGTTAAAGGCCAGAGTAAACAACAAGCTAAAGCGCGTGCTTTAGACATTTTGAGCGATATTGGTTTATCCGATAAAGCCAATGCTTATCCAGCAGCACTCTCAGGCGGTCAACAACAACGTATTGGTATTGGTCGAGCAATGGCATTAGATGCTGAATTATTGTTGCTTGATGAGCCAACATCAGCCTTGGATCCCCTATGGGTAAATGAGGTATTAAGCTTGATCAAACAATTAGCTCAACAACAGCAAACCATGTTGATCGTCACCCACGAATTACAGTTTGCCCGAGAAGTCGCCGATAGAGTGATCTTCATGGCTGACGGCGAGTTTGTCGAGCAAGGACCACCACAACAGATCTTCACTCAACCCAAGGATCCACGGCTACAAGCGTTCTTAACACAAATTGAGATCCAATAA
- the mnmE gene encoding tRNA uridine-5-carboxymethylaminomethyl(34) synthesis GTPase MnmE: protein MNQHIDTIVAQATPPGRGGVGIIRVSGPKAKEVALAVAGRELKTRYAEYLPFKNEDGTALDQGIALFFKGPNSFTGEDVLELQGHGGPVLMDMMIRRILKIDGIRAARPGEFSERAFMNDKLDLAQAEAIADLIDASSEEAAKSAFKSLQGAFSTKVNELVEALIHLRIFVEAAIDFPEEEIDFLSDGKVGGDLNGIIDRLNAVRKEANQGAIMREGMKVVIAGRPNAGKSSLLNALSGKDSAIVTDIAGTTRDVLREHIHIDGMPLHIIDTAGLREASDEVERIGIERAWDEIAHADRVLFMVDSTTTDATDPKEIWPDFIERLPADMGLTVIRNKAELTGEQAGICHANNPTLIRLSARTGDGVDALREHLKQCMGFSGTTEGGFMARRRHLDALERAAEHLAIGKEQLEGFMAGEILAEELRLAQQHLSEITGEFTSDDLLGRIFTSFCIGK from the coding sequence ATGAATCAACACATCGATACTATTGTCGCTCAAGCGACACCGCCGGGTCGTGGTGGCGTCGGCATCATCCGCGTTTCAGGCCCTAAAGCCAAAGAGGTTGCGCTAGCTGTTGCAGGTCGCGAGCTGAAGACGCGTTACGCTGAATACCTTCCTTTTAAAAATGAAGATGGCACCGCACTGGATCAAGGCATCGCCCTCTTTTTTAAAGGCCCTAACTCATTTACTGGCGAAGATGTGTTGGAACTCCAAGGTCATGGTGGCCCTGTACTGATGGATATGATGATCCGTCGTATCTTAAAAATTGACGGGATCCGTGCAGCACGTCCAGGTGAGTTCTCAGAGCGCGCCTTTATGAACGATAAGCTCGATTTAGCGCAAGCAGAAGCGATTGCCGACTTAATTGATGCAAGCTCTGAAGAAGCGGCAAAGAGTGCGTTTAAATCACTGCAAGGGGCATTCTCAACCAAAGTCAATGAACTGGTTGAAGCCTTGATCCATTTACGTATCTTTGTAGAAGCAGCAATTGATTTCCCTGAAGAAGAAATTGATTTTCTTTCTGACGGTAAAGTCGGTGGTGATTTAAATGGCATTATCGATCGCTTAAATGCAGTACGTAAAGAAGCCAACCAAGGCGCGATTATGCGTGAAGGCATGAAAGTCGTCATTGCTGGCCGCCCTAATGCAGGTAAATCTAGCCTGTTAAATGCCCTATCAGGTAAAGACAGCGCGATTGTGACAGATATCGCGGGTACGACTCGTGACGTATTGCGTGAGCATATCCACATTGATGGTATGCCACTGCACATTATTGATACCGCAGGTTTACGTGAAGCTTCTGATGAAGTAGAGCGCATTGGTATTGAGCGTGCGTGGGATGAAATTGCACATGCTGATCGCGTTCTGTTTATGGTTGATAGCACCACGACAGATGCGACCGATCCCAAAGAGATCTGGCCTGACTTCATTGAGCGTCTGCCTGCTGATATGGGCTTAACTGTCATTCGTAATAAAGCAGAACTTACCGGTGAACAAGCGGGTATCTGTCATGCCAATAATCCAACTTTAATTCGATTATCAGCACGTACGGGTGATGGTGTAGATGCACTGCGTGAACACCTAAAACAATGTATGGGGTTCTCTGGTACCACTGAAGGCGGCTTTATGGCACGCCGTCGTCACTTAGATGCTCTAGAGCGTGCCGCTGAACACCTTGCTATAGGTAAAGAGCAACTTGAAGGCTTTATGGCAGGTGAAATCCTTGCCGAAGAGTTACGTCTTGCTCAACAACACTTAAGTGAGATCACTGGTGAATTTACATCGGATGATTTACTGGGTCGTATCTTTACCTCGTTCTGTATTGGTAAGTAA